One Mustelus asterias chromosome 12, sMusAst1.hap1.1, whole genome shotgun sequence genomic region harbors:
- the LOC144501613 gene encoding programmed cell death 1 ligand 1-like, whose translation MDIHRAIIFLNVILCKGASFAQSFVSLDCENVATGILNEDTKLTCSIQSTIVKTYDYIELSKIEKNEKRTSVFSLKAGAKQPHNRIIIIHPDSKNVSLLIQKTQLQDEGNYQYYLETVSGHDYQVITLKVKAPYSLPKVRLASNVTRRMKATDLICETTGYPLSEIHWFVYEKTNLTSRAETNHVKTSQGLFKLTSTLPITVAESALEGNYTCAVWNVEERVYEVKKHFPIPFLDEPNTHRQSEEKKTQVLTAIFVIVGALAIGIIILTIFRFRRNLYTVIQRESTMPMMQSVQGADS comes from the exons ATGGATATACACCGTGCAATAATTTTCCTTAATGTCATCTTATGCAAAGGTGCATCCTTTGCACAGA GCTTTGTGTCATTAGATTGTGAGAATGTAGCGACAGGAATATTGAATGAAGACACTAAACTAACATGCTCAATCCAATCAACAATAGTAAAAACATATGATTACATTGAACTGAGtaaaattgaaaaaaatgaaAAACGAACATCCGTGTTCAGCTTAAAAGCTGGTGCCAAACAACCTCATAATCGAATTATAATaattcatccagattcaaaaaatgtatcactgttaatccagaaaacaCAGCTGCAAGATGAAGGGAATTATCAATATTATTTGGAAACAGTTTCTGGTCATGACTATCAAGTCATCACGTTGAAGGTTAAAG CTCCATACAGTTTGCCAAAAGTGAGGTTGGCATCAAATGTCACAAGAAGGATGAAAGCGACGGACCTCATCTGTGAAACGACTGGCTATCCACTCTCTGAGATTCACTGGTTTGTCTATGAGAAAACAAACCTCACCTCTCGTGCTGAAACTAATCACGTAAAGACCTCACAGGGGCTGTTCAAGCTCACCAGTACACTTCCGATCACCGTTGCAGAAAGTGCTTTGGAAGGCAATTACACTTGTGCTGTGTGGAATGTGGAAGAACGTGTATATGAGGTTAAGAAGCATTTTCCAA TTCCCTTCTTGGATGAACCTAATACTCACCGGCAAAGTGAAGAAAAAAAGACTCAGGTTCTCACGGCCATCTTTGTCATTGTTGGAGCGCTTGCAATTGGAATAATCATCTTGACTATTTTTCGATTCAGGAGAAATTTATATACAG TGATTCAAAGGGAGTCGACAATGCCAATG ATGCAAAGTGTCCAGGGTGCTGATAGTTAA
- the LOC144501615 gene encoding uncharacterized protein LOC144501615, translated as MDLHRTIIFLNVILCKDAFFAQSFVTLDCEDVVTGILNEDTKLTCSIQSTIVKTYDHVTLSKMEKNEKRTSVFSLKAGAKQPHNRIIIIRPDSNDVSLLIQKTQLTDEGTYQYDLETVSGHRDKEITLKVKAPYSLPNVTSLLNTTTSTINLNCETTGYPQAQIHWFVNGNLTSESNSYSNKTPAGLMKITSILQTNKGRITSEDNYTCAVWNIDENVYEVQEQLSNFGPTQRRIKRKKSNLITVFVIIGVGFLALAILVVWQLQKTSQPAVRSACRISMMSSDQRTDV; from the exons ATGGATTTACACCGTACAATAATTTTCCTTAATGTCATCTTATGCAAAGATGCATTCTTTGCGCAAA GCTTTGtgacattagattgtgaggaTGTAGTGACAGGAATATTGAATGAAGACACTAAACTAACATGCTCAATCCAATCAACAATAGTAAAAACATATGATCACGTTACACTGAGCAAAATGGAAAAAAATGAAAAACGAACATCCGTGTTCAGCTTAAAAGCTGGTGCCAAACAACCTCATAATCGAATTATAATAATTCGTCCGGATTCAAATGATGTatcactgttaatccagaaaacaCAACTGACAGATGAAGGGACTTATCAATATGATTTGGAAACAGTTTCTGGTCACAGGGATAAAGAAATCACACTGAAGGTTAAAG CTCCATACAGTTTGCCAAATGTGACCTCACTCTTGAATACTACAACAAGCACTATAAATCTAAATTGTGAAACAACTGGATACCCACAGGCACAGATACATTGGTTTGTCAATGGAAACCTCACATCTGAGTCTAATAGTTACAGTAATAAAACCCCAGCGGGACTGATGAAGATCACCAGCATACTTCAAACCAATAAAGGGCGAATTACCTCGGAAGACAATTATACTTGTGCTGTGTGGAATATAGACGAGAATGTATATGAGGTCCAGGAACAGCTTTCGA ACTTCGGTCCAACTCAACGAAGAATAAAGAGGAAGAAATCGAATCTCATCACTGTCTTTGTGATTATTGGAGTAGGTTTTCTTGCACTAGCAATCTTGGTGGTTTGGCAACTGCAGAAAACAAGTCAGCCAG cagtTAGAAGTGCATGCAGAATCTCAATG ATGTCAAGTGACCAGAGAACTGATGTTTAA